GACGAGTGACCACGGAGACCCCGACGGGCTGACGTGCAGCTCCTCGTCGTGTGACAGATGTCTTTTACTGGGCTGCTGTGTTAGATGTGCGTGTCCTGGCATCGGTCACCgtggtgccaccattttgtgctaAAGCGTCCCAGGTGAAGGTCTGCGCTGGGCTAAGTGCCGGTGGCATCTGCCTCAGACATGTTGGCAGGTCCTGCAGACGGCGGCACCGATGGCACAGAGCAGAGCAACTCGGGCAGTGAACTTCATGGCGACAGGTGAGCCTTTGTTCTCATATGGTCAACAGCTCTTGGGGTGAAGGGTGGCCCAGTGGTACCATGTGGACCAGGCAGACTCGAGGGGGCGCCGTTGTCTCTTTTGCAGACTCGTTGTCCCAAAGACAGTTCTGTCTGCTGACACCTGGGAGCGGGTGACACACTGAGGCTGCTGTCCCCCTCGTGTCGTAAGAGGCAGCCGGAGGACGTTGATGTTGGGAAGGGCACACGTGCTTTAAATGTCGCATCCTGACTGATGCCAGCTGAGCCTCCCTGGCGTGACGCGTGGTGAGCCTGCGCTTTGTCTTCGGTGCTCCTTCGTTAGGAAAAATAAGGTAAAAGCGAAGGTAACGTGGTGTGTCGCGGGGACGCCGCTCCTTAAAGCCCCTTTATCCGAATGTGGAGCGTTCTGAACCCACCTGTGTGTTGGGCCCAGGGGTCCTGAAGCGTCACTTGAACAGACGACACTAAAATGAAGAGCGGCGAGCACGCGGCCAGGCATTCGTCCTTTGCACTTGGCGGAGTGTCGGCTGACGCTCGCCGTTCTTGGATTCGCATTCCCTTCTTGTCCTTCGCCCTCCATATTCGAATCCCACAAAGCTGGAACCTTCCAAACTCATCTGCTTGGGTCTGATGCAGTAAATGGGGGGTCTTGGAGATGGAGGGCATGTGGCAGCAGCCCTGCGTTACACGGTTGGTCTTCTCCTCTGCCATCAACACTCGGGGGCAGGCGACACCTGGGACCCCCAACCTCGCTGAGCCGATTAGCCCTTCCAGCAGCCAGTCAGGTAATTGTCAAGACATGGCACCCTTGCGAGTAGCCAAACAACGGGCTGTGTTGGCATCGACAGGAATGAAGCGTCCTCGCACAGGACCACCTCTTAAACGGGACAGGAAAAGTTCCGCTCTCAGATGAGGTCACCACGAGGACATTTAGTTGGCTGATGCCCCTTTTCTGTGTGCCCGTCCTTTACAGGTGTGTACAAATTGGACCCCACCCAGCAGCTGCCCTCCACCAAGTTGTGTTTCACCTCAACTCCCTCGCCTTCTGCACGGCCCCCTCATAATGACTTGTAGTCCTAAAGTGCCACCGGCACCCACCCGCAGGGCCACAGGACGGAGGGCGGGGAAATGCAAATCCCGGCCTGCTCATTGCTCCAAGAGCCTGATTCTGATTGGCTGCCTGTCACTCTTCACAGAGCCACTCTGTCAGTGCGTGTCTGAAGACCTTGGCAGAGCCTCGGGTGGCCCAAAGTGAAGTTCTTGCTCTGAGGTCACCGAGAGCACAAGTGCTGATCACAAAACCACCAAGGACCACTGGCTGCTCATCAGGTTCTAGCAGACGTCAACAATCGCAGCCCCCCAGTGACTCAGATGCTCAGTGGGAAGTCCACTCGACCCTTACCAGGCAGGAAGTGCCACCTGTGCTGCGCTGCCCAGGTACAGTATGTCTGCGCATGAAGTTCAGCAAAGTCTGGCAGGTCGTGTCATTTGGGCAGATGAGCCCTCTGACCTGTCCAAGGGTCCCTCGGCTCATACCTCAGGTCACTCCGATTCCTGTACTGGCACCAGTGGCTGTGCCACGTCATGAGTGACGCAGATGGGACAATAGCCTCCCTGAACCCGAATCCACTGGCTTTGAGTGTTGCTGGTCCACATCATACCAGGACACATGGGCTGGACAAGGGGCAGAGTCACGTGGCACAGTGGAGCCTGAAAACCAGTAGGGGTCGCTGCTTTGAAGTGCCCACCAGATGCCCGGGACTGTCTCTGTTCATACCAGCAGTTCCCATTCACACAGGGTGATGATGTGTGATGCCTCCACCAAGCTAAAGCCCCGATAAAGTCTTTAAGGTGGTCCGCAGACCCTGTGCTGGTTCGCAAGGGTTCAGTGATGGAAGGATTGATGACTGCACGTGTGACGCCCTGTGACAATAGTGACTGCGCTGAACGACCGTGCCATCAAGGAAACGTCCCTTTGGATGGACAAGATGGGACGGGCTTGGCTGAATGTTGCAGAGCTTTGACCCAAGGACAGTCCGGAGCTGTTACCTCATTGGCCGCTGTGGTGCCCCCCGGGTCAGACCTGCTCTTGTGGAGCCCACCATGTTTGCATGGACCCCTCTGGTGGCTTCTCTGCCCAGCCTGATGCACGCAAGTGTCATGTTAAACAGCTGCCCATGCAACCCCACTGCCATCTGGGTGGCATCAGCATCTCGCTGGTATTTGCATGCCTTGGCACATCAGCTTTGCCTTGCAAATTTTCTCCGGTTTCTTCATTTTGTGATGGGCTCTTTAGTTTATTTCATTTGCTTATTACTTGAAAAGCCGGTTGTCAGCACTGATGTGCCCGACCAGTGCCAGTCACTTGGCCGAGTCTCCAGCtgctgtcctcctcctcctcttcctccagcCTCAGGGAGCTCAGTGTGTGGGGCCACACGGGCTGGGGGTCTGGCGGAGGGCAACGTGATGAGATTGATTAGGTGGCGAGGCAGAACAGCTGAGAGTGTAAGGCCACCACTGCCCAGCGACTTCGTCGGCCATGTTCTGACTTCAGCAACTGTGCAGGGGACAAGTGACACATCAAGTCAGCAGGGACTGGACGACACAAGCGCCCCCTGGGTCGGGCACTGTCCACAATGcatatgggcactggctggggtcCCACAGTGTTGCTGATGCCTACGCATGTTTCTGGGGCACCAGTGCATTACTTGGTGGACGGGGGGGGGTCGCTATGATGCCTCTCTCTGTGATTCTCCCCCATCTGCTGGCACAGCGGAAAGGATGGACGAGGACGCCATGCAGCTTCTCCTCTCGCCGTTGCCAGGCTGCGCGTACTGGGAGACGGGAATGGGAGAGCCGGGGGACCGCGGGAGCAGCTGCCGGTCTAGACGGAGGACCCAGCCGAGGCGGAGACAATTAGCGGGGAGAAGCAAAAGCCTCTCGGGCCGTGTGCGCGGAGGGGCGGGAGCGCGCTGCGTATTCCGTTCTATGCGTGCGCCGCCCCCCCCCACCAGACCCTCGGGCTTGCGCAGGTCTGACGCTCGTTCGTTTTCTTCACTGTTGTTGGCTTAGATCTCCGCTGCTGGTAAGATAAGAGCAGGACGGAGGCGACACGTTCAgccgtatatagcgcctttactgcCTACCTCTGTGCGTGACGAGGGGCGCGCTCTCAGTGGGACAAGCAGTCAAACGGCAACagggaaacaaaaatccaaagtgtCACTGGGCATAGCGGGGTCCTTAAACGTCAGCGCCGCTGCCTTCTGCGTCCGCTCATCAAGTGGCCCGTTGGTGGCCGCGGAGCCCTCAGGCGAACAATCCTGAACCTGCGACATGATCGTCGCGCAGTTTCGTGTTTCTCGGACTTTACGACCACATCCCCGAGTCCCCCGAGGTGGCGCCATGGCAGGGCCATCTGAATTCCGAGTGTGTGGGAATGTTCTAGAGTGAACGAGGATCCAAACGGATGAGTTACGCATCTTGTAATAAGAGGGGCTCGAAGACTCACTGGCTGCCACCCAACCACAAGACACAGCAGCGGCACAGGGGACACCGTTTGGGACAAAGAGGTGCAGGTACATTTGGGACAATGCAAGGAGCGCATGGCATACAGTTGTGGCCTTGGAGTGTCCCTTGATGCTGCTGCAGATGCAACTTGTCGCACTGTCACCAAAGCTCTACGATTTTGTTTTATGgctgttttattaaaattgtagCACAGCACACCAATGGCGTCTCGCTACTTGGCATTCATATTTAACGGCTGGGTCCTCCCCGGCAGCTGGCACTGAATCGGCTCCTCTTAGGGACTAGGTGGTGGCAGTGGTGGTGACTCAGCCCCAGGCTGATGCTGCGTGTCCACCCGTGTGGAGAACAAAGGCCTGCCTTCCTTCAGCCTCGCCCCACCTGTGACACACAGAGGATGTCCTTCTTGTCTGACGCCGTTCCTTCTTGGGACGTCTGTGTCTCCTCAGGGGGAGTTCAGTCTTCTCCCGCcctccaaaataaataaacagcaaagccGTTAAAATCAAATTTGAAACTTGAGGACAGGTAGTCCGGCCCCGTGACAATGGCGCTTCTCCTCGTGTCATTAATCCTGGGCGCGTGGGGGGGGGCCTTACATTAGATGCCAGTCGTCACCGGCCCCCCGAGACACATTGCATCATCATGTGCATCATAAGAGCCTGAAAACAAGTCAAGGCTGAGTGTGACAGTGAATCTGCAACAACTATGGCTGGGCTTTATATAGTGCCATCCTGAACTTGGCTCACACCATTGGGGGCGATGAAGACCAAATCCTTCTTTTGTGCCCATAATGTGGCATCACTGTAGCATTGAATGTAACATTTGTGTGATTTAAGTGAAGGGCACTTGGTGACCGGGCAGCCTACACCCCCTCACATCCGGCCACCCACCCAGTGCTGTCATGCCACTTTCTGATGGTATCACTTCCTTTCACACGTGACAGGCACAGTGCCCACTGCCCGTACGGTGGGCCTCACGCTCAGTTTCACCGAGGCAAACCCAACTTGACTGATGCACACAAAGAGACACACGTGTGCCCCCCTCGGCCTTGGCCCCCAAGCACTGGCAGTGTTGTCCTTTTGATGCAATGAGCGACTCGACCAAACAGTCAGACAAATAAAGCGTCTTAAAAGCATCACAGGctcccgggcaaagcagtgcgcTGGGACCCCTGTTGTGATCGCAATCTCGTGTGCCCCTGGGGTCTCCGGCCAGTGCCCACCGTGCGCAAACGTTACTTAGCTAATCCTGAAAAGATGACACCCGTGCGCTTGCGCCGCCTACTGTTCGACTACTGCAATGCAAAGCACCTGAGTAGCTGCCCGCCTGCCAGTCGTGCGCAAGAACTCGGGCGCGGAGAACAATGGAGGGCAGGCAGGGCTGCGGGCAGAGGCAGGGGAGTCGAGGCCGCCGCGCGGCTCCTCGCTGATAAGAGgaagagacaactttttttttttttttaacttgtctgcGTCTGATTGGCTGCGGAAGCAATAAAGTGCAGTGTGACCGGGTGCAAGTCCTCTGCCGGTACTGGCTGGCTGCGAGGGGGCGGGGCTTATCGCCTCTAGGGTGTCATCTCCGCGCCGACGGTCAAtcgtttgtttttattatgagaAAAGTTCGATTCGGGGAGACACGGGCGAGCGCAGCTGGACAAAGGTAAGTGCGCCTAGCCGAGCCGCGTCCGGGAGGAACTCCGACTAAAAGTTTTCTTTGCGTCTCCGTGAGTGGGACAGCCGCGATCCGCATGTGTGAGGTGCGGCGTTACACTCGCCGTCGCTGGGCGCGTGGAGGTGACAGCGCCTCGTACCCCGAGCAGCCCCGCCTGCACCAGTCAGTCGCACGAGAGCGGCGGCGTGTAGGAGGAAATAAGAAGAAGGAAATCCTGTCTGAAGCGGAGCGAGCGGTTCTCCGTGCCTTCCCCCTCCAACACCCTGTGCCCCCCAGGCGGGCTCGCGCCGATTGACGCCTGTGCTCCGATTTACTTTTAGCGCTGGGACAAACTCTGCGATTCCAGGCTTATGCTGCCGAAATCGCGCGGGGGGCGCTCTACAGCCCACCACAGCATTACAAGAGCAGAACGGTCCGTGTCGAGAGTTCCGGGACCCTCGGGGTCACGTTTGGTAACTTCGGTTTACGAGGGGCGTTAAAAGCCGAGGCGACGGGCAACTCTTGCCGTAACCCCCTCCCTGTCTTGGCCAAGTCAGGACGGGGTCTGTTTGTTTGACTTTCGTGACCGCCACGTCCGTTTTCCTCCTTTACAGCTCGATGGCCACGAGGTGTCGGAGCGCCACCGCCTGAAATGCACGTCTGATGTCAACGAAAGGCTCATTTGCATCATCTGCAAAGAACCACGGGAGGGCAGGTCGCGCTTATATTTATGGCGCCTTTCTCATCCCACCTGGACGCCCGGCGTTAAACCGTGAGGTGCGAACCCCCCAGGTGTGTGACGTTCGGCAGATCGCCGCTAATGACGGACCGCGTGAGCAGGGAAGCCCCGCACTCGTCCAGCGTCTCGCAGATGCCCACGCTGCGTCGGTCCAGGGAGCTTCATCTTGCGGAGCTGACAGAGTCAGGTAAGACATGAGGGGCGGGGTTATGCAAATATGGCTTTATTGTGCGTGGCGTGGCCAATGAGCTCAGCGCTGAGAGCCTCTTGGGATGGTCAGTGGGTTTGTAGCTGGCAGGGACCCCAGGGCACCACCCTGACTAACCCAGTCCAGTGTCATGAAGGTGCTTCTGGAGAGTGggctatggccatgtggcattgCACACTGACTCACTCCATGTGGACTTTCGCAAGGCCTGTGAAGACCATGGATGTGACAATCACTTGACAGGATGGGTGTGTGATGGTAACGGTTGTGGGTACTCCAGGTCACTGGGGTTGCTGCCAGTCATCCTGTGCCCATGTTACTGCTGCCCCTTTAGATCTGACTTCAGGAGAGCCGTCCCACCTTGTGTATAGAGTGTCACTAAGTTGAAATTGGTGGGACAGGGGGCCATGGGACAGGTGACATTTGTGTCCAGCACATTTTAGATGGCAAAAGTTGAGGCTGCAAGTGTTGTTGTGGGGCTTTGTGTCCACCCGGGGTCCTGTTCCATTTTTACATATTGTAGCTTTTTGGACACCTAACCTATGCATATGCAGAGATGCCATTTTACCTGAGCTGACGTGTACTGGTTTGGTTTGTGTAATTCAGTGTGCCACATCTACCTGCCTCTGGTACGTTTTGTTGACCCGTGCGATGTGTGCCCTGCTGCCTGCTTTGCCAATTGTGTGCTATTGTGAAGCTGCTGGAGATCAAGTTGATGTTCAGCAAGCATTGACAGAGCTGTGCCCACCTGTTATATGTGGCCACATCAATTCATTTTTCCATTGTGGCTTGATCAATGTCCTACCCTGGTGGGCTGTGCTTGAGTCTCCGCAGGTGGCATGGGGTCTTCCTCCATGGTGTCTTGCACTGTAATCCACAAAAAACTGGGGAAGGCAAGTGGCACAGGTGAGTACCCTAAGCTGCATTGTCTCCAGGAGAAGAAAATGAGCTCAAACTGCCCAGTTCTCTGGGGGCTCCTTATGTGTGAGAGGGTCCTCATCAGGGTGGCTGCTTGCCTCGTGCATGCCATGTTGTTATGATGCTCACCAAGAAGGGACCATAGAATTGGCGTGTGACATGGGATCAGTCAAAACTACAAGACAAGCCATTGTGTAATGGCATCGCCAAGGGGGGTGTGAGGTGGGCATCTGGCACGTCTGCTTCCAGTAGTCAGGCAGGAGAAGGGGGCTGAGCTGGGCAGCGGCTGCCAATGGGCCGCTATTAAAATGCACCCGCTATTGCACATGTCTGCCAGTCATCGGCACAGATCTTCTGTTGACCCATGTGGTGTCCTGTTGGTATGATGCCCACCTGTGCTGACTGCAGCTCCCGTTTAGGGGTGGGGCTTGAGGCGCTGTGTGGTACGTCATCGCAGGTCCAATTGCTTAAATGGGGGCCACTGGGCAGAGCTGACTGGATCGATGGCCCGTGCAGATGAGGGGGTCTCATCCCCTGGCCTGTGCCAGCGAGGTGCCTGTTGTAGTTCTTGGCAAGCGCTCTGCATATTTCACAAATATcattttagtgttttgttttgagagttttatctttattgttgtttttaccgTCTCTTTGTTTTCTAGTTTCGGGATGGAGCGgccattttgattttttcatgGTGGCGGCCATGTTGTTGTTGGCAATGGTTGGCCGTTGCTACCACATGACAGCTGCATcaggtgatgtcatcaggctccGCCTATTCAAGACCGTGGCACATGGCATTGGAGGTGAAACAGAAACTCGAGCTTTggcttcattttgtctttttattgatttttgacttttgatcCAACCAGCATCTCGTTTTTGAGACTGTGCTCCGTGTGGGTCCCACTCTGGGGACATTGTGACGGTGGCTTCAGTGAGTTGCTCGTAAAGTTGTTAACTGTGTTATTGGGGGTGACATTTTTCCCCAAAGCTGGGGGTCTTGCGCAGGGTGCTTGGGGTCAGCTGTCCCTGTCATTAGAGAGGCAAGGCAGCCAGCCCCGCAGGCCAGACCTCTGAGTGTTGTGTCCTTGACCCCAAGGTGCGTGCGAGTTTAAGGGACACTGTGGTGTCTTGGGACCGGATGACCTGGAAGGCTGCATGTTATGGACAGGGGGATCCGGGTGAGACCAGAAAAGTGCGTGTAAGACCACCATCCTAAGGAAGAGGGGCAAAAACGCACTTGAAATGTAAAATGGAAGCTGCAAGCCAGCAGAATGAGACAAGGAGGCGGCCCCCCAGACCAAAACGAGCAAATGGGGTTGTCGGCTGTCAAGACCCCATGGCAGTCAGTGAGAGGAATCTGGGGGGTTAGGATGCATATTCATTAGGACCCCTTTGCATGAAAGACCCTCAACATTCAGCTTTATGATTAGTCACTTGAAGAGCAGCTGACAGCCAGAAGAAGCCCACCCAACATGATGGGCGGATTTTGAAAAGACTTCCCTGGTATACAAATGTAGACGTCGTATCATAAAGCCGTGCCAGTCCATGTAAAGAGACGGACTCCGCAAACGTGATGCCCCTTCGGCGTGTTTGTCTCATGCAGGGTGGGCCTGATGTGAATTGTGGGTAACGGGTAAGCCTTTCCTTTAAGAATATTACCCAGAGGGCTGTGCAGTTCCACCTAGTTGGTCAGTTGATGCTGGCTCCGCCCCTGACCACTCCCCCAGGGGTTAATCGGCTTTGAGGCGGGCTGTGTGTGTAAAGCCACGAAAGTCCTGAGAAGCGGCACATCGATGGGTTCAAGTCTGTGTGGCAGGGCATCATCACCAAGCTCTTCAGCCACCAGAGGGGCATGTGCCATACACCCGGTTAGTCCGGAGTACGGTTGTTCAAAAACGATGACGCTTAACAGTCGGAAACGTCCGTGGCAATCGATCACATGGGGAAAACCGCCATCCATGCCAATTGGACGGGGACCGGAATTTTTGATGTCCTGTGCCTTGGGACCCGCGAGCTGAAGGCTGAGAACGGGTTTGGGGTGTTGAACCCTGGTGGCCGTCTGCACGGGGGAAGCGGTGGGAGACCCCAGCCTGAGAGGGGAGATCAAGAAGTCCGCTCACCGCAGGGTCCGTCAACTGCTAGGCCAGGACTCGGCTGGAGGCGGCGCCCCGGGGTGTGTTGTGAGGCTACGAATACAATGGCTTGATCAGTCGCAAATGAGTCGCCCGGGCGAGAGGAGACTCTGCCAAGTGCCCATGGCAGCCGTCTTGGCTGGCGCTCGGTTCCATTTCTTCACTAAAGCTCAGTGGGGTGTACGACTCACCAAGCTGGCAGAAAGACTTCGGTGCAGGATTCCAAGTGGGGCGCAGGTGGGTTCAGGACTGCCCAATAACGGACCACCGCTGCCCATCGTGGAGTTCAGTTTGACATGGAGGTTCGTGTCCCCAGTTGCTTACCGCTGGCGTGACATTCGCGTGTCGTCCTGTCTTTtgcatcatttaatttaattgccGCAATTGAAGGAACCGTCGTGTGGCTCATGCCTTTGTGTTTTGGCTCGCTGTCTTGTTGCAATGGCCGACTTGAAATGATGTGGCAGTGCATGCTGGGTCTGCCAGGGTTTGGAAATGCAAGAAATCCTACGAGAGAATTCCTCTGCAGGGATGTGAACGGCGGCAAGGCGGTGCCATCAGTTCTAAAGTGTGAGGGGGCAGTTACTATTTCACACATCGCCAACTGGTGCCGCATAACTTCAGTCAGCGAGTGGCTCAGGTTTGTGCGTTGCTTGTTTACTCAGATGCCCTGAAAGCATTTGGCATCAAAGAGAGGAAGTCAAATGAGgggacaaatactttttcacaagaCCGTATGCTCATTTCCTGGCACTCCCCATATCacgcaagtgtgtgtgtgtgtgtttgtgtgtgtgtgtgtgtgtgtgcgtgcgtgcgccaTCATATGCTGCCAGGCACTCTCTTCACACCTTCCTCTCTGCACGACTCTCATGTGtttctctccttttctccccTGCAGGCTTTGCCGCCCTTCCCTCCCAGGTCACCCTGTGCACGGGTCGCGTGATGATTGGCAATAAAAGGACGCTGAGCTACATGGAGCCCTTGGGCCATGGCAAAGTCGCCCGACTGGACAAGATGAACCCGCAGGGCAGCAGCACAGGCCTGTGTAAAGCCAGGGGTCTGCCGCCTTACTCCACAGAGGACCCGCTCAACTACAATGGCGCCTACTTTGCTTATTATTTAAAGGGCCAGGACGGCTCCGATGTGCCCTTGCGGTGGAGCCCCCCGGGCCCATACCTGCATGACAGAAGAAACGCAGTGGTCCATCCGTTGACCTCGGAGAGGCCTTTGCCCCCTGGACTGATGTACCGACCAGAGAAGGAGTTGGGTCAAGCCTTTGCCCCGGAGAAGACGTCCCCTTTGCCGCTCGGTGACAAGTGGGGCGACTTTGTGGACAGGCAGAGCAAAGTGAGCCACGGTCCTGGACTGCACGCCCCGGTGGCCGTGAGGAAGATGGCCCTCGGCGGCACGGCAGGAAACGCTCCCCCCGAACACTCGGTGGGCAGTCTTGCCATTCCCAAGCCCCTCTACAAGACGAGAATGTGCTGCGCGGATGCCGAATGTAAAACGCGAGGCTGTGTGCCCCTGGAGCCGGAGGCCGAGCGCATCCAAGGACGTTCGTATGAGGGAGACTGGCGGGGCGGCTCGGCGCTGTGCTACGGTGCGCTGCCAGCCCTGGACAAGCGCACATCGCTGCTGGAGGCCGACTCGCTTCAGCTGGAGCCAAGCGGCGCCGCTCGCCGCCAGTCAAAGGAACTGAGTCATCCCGGCTACGTGCCCGCAGGTCATTTGGGAGCAGTGTCAGCATTTCCAGAGCCCGGCTACAACGCGGTGTCCTTTAACGGCCCCCCTCACGCGTtgcccgtttcctcccacaaagGCTGTGTCAACGTTTCGCAGCCCTCCGACGTCTACCACCATGACGCGCCTGCTGGCCTTCTCAAAGGCTACCACGAGATGCACGTGGCACCCCACTCCCGCTTACCAACCCCCATCTATCAGGAGAGGTCACCCGTTTCCAAATTTGCCCATCTGCCCCAAAGACATTTGTATCTTTGCCCGCCTGGCGCCCTGGACTTGGACAAGTCTCCAAATTACAAAGTGCTGGAGCATCAGTTTGTGAACGAGTCCTCCAGCCTCAGCCCGCAGAACGTCAGGGGCTCGTATCCCACCAGGTCGGAGCGCTACGTTTACCGGAGTCCCCCTCCACCATACAGCGCAGCCGTCTCCCTCCCGTATGCCGTGATTCCTGCTGGCGCTCCGAGTCTCTCCTCCGCCGGGCGGTATGACCTCCCCTCTTACCCATACAAGCACCACCTTGGCCCGGGGGGGCTGAAGAGGGCATTTTCCGAGACGGCCGGCCCGCCAGTACAAATGGAGAT
This genomic window from Polypterus senegalus isolate Bchr_013 chromosome 12, ASM1683550v1, whole genome shotgun sequence contains:
- the LOC120541083 gene encoding uncharacterized protein C15orf39 homolog isoform X3, with translation MIGNKRTLSYMEPLGHGKVARLDKMNPQGSSTGLCKARGLPPYSTEDPLNYNGAYFAYYLKGQDGSDVPLRWSPPGPYLHDRRNAVVHPLTSERPLPPGLMYRPEKELGQAFAPEKTSPLPLGDKWGDFVDRQSKVSHGPGLHAPVAVRKMALGGTAGNAPPEHSVGSLAIPKPLYKTRMCCADAECKTRGCVPLEPEAERIQGRSYEGDWRGGSALCYGALPALDKRTSLLEADSLQLEPSGAARRQSKELSHPGYVPAGHLGAVSAFPEPGYNAVSFNGPPHALPVSSHKGCVNVSQPSDVYHHDAPAGLLKGYHEMHVAPHSRLPTPIYQERSPVSKFAHLPQRHLYLCPPGALDLDKSPNYKVLEHQFVNESSSLSPQNVRGSYPTRSERYVYRSPPPPYSAAVSLPYAVIPAGAPSLSSAGRYDLPSYPYKHHLGPGGLKRAFSETAGPPVQMEMSDRGASVAAHKLHVMVPSREFGSYRHGPSAFHPVHGSYGIDNSARIPNEASAYCQAGIYSDRSGVPGVGQSAAAFPECRRPSSEADGPGLMDSPRGRPQEDTEGAYAAGVFDGRMDEKQKAAEGPVEEDTACPSSPPMPVINNVFSLAPYKAYLEASGILPSQSDIKDGAPRLQSPKVEERSEPGGPKQEAERAELGPCKQEVETEDAGGTAEAGGAARATRACRGSLNVTLKWRTRHWTSESRSRQMAKCSPWSRRKPPTNLLVLPNTPRACLLRSSRLR
- the LOC120541083 gene encoding uncharacterized protein C15orf39 homolog isoform X1 → MLLLAMVGRCYHMTAASGDVIRLRLFKTVAHGIGGFAALPSQVTLCTGRVMIGNKRTLSYMEPLGHGKVARLDKMNPQGSSTGLCKARGLPPYSTEDPLNYNGAYFAYYLKGQDGSDVPLRWSPPGPYLHDRRNAVVHPLTSERPLPPGLMYRPEKELGQAFAPEKTSPLPLGDKWGDFVDRQSKVSHGPGLHAPVAVRKMALGGTAGNAPPEHSVGSLAIPKPLYKTRMCCADAECKTRGCVPLEPEAERIQGRSYEGDWRGGSALCYGALPALDKRTSLLEADSLQLEPSGAARRQSKELSHPGYVPAGHLGAVSAFPEPGYNAVSFNGPPHALPVSSHKGCVNVSQPSDVYHHDAPAGLLKGYHEMHVAPHSRLPTPIYQERSPVSKFAHLPQRHLYLCPPGALDLDKSPNYKVLEHQFVNESSSLSPQNVRGSYPTRSERYVYRSPPPPYSAAVSLPYAVIPAGAPSLSSAGRYDLPSYPYKHHLGPGGLKRAFSETAGPPVQMEMSDRGASVAAHKLHVMVPSREFGSYRHGPSAFHPVHGSYGIDNSARIPNEASAYCQAGIYSDRSGVPGVGQSAAAFPECRRPSSEADGPGLMDSPRGRPQEDTEGAYAAGVFDGRMDEKQKAAEGPVEEDTACPSSPPMPVINNVFSLAPYKAYLEASGILPSQSDIKDGAPRLQSPKVEERSEPGGPKQEAERAELGPCKQEVETEDAGGTAEAGGAARATRACRGSLNVTLKWRTRHWTSESRSRQMAKCSPWSRRKPPTNLLVLPNTPRACLLRSSRLR
- the LOC120541083 gene encoding uncharacterized protein C15orf39 homolog isoform X2, which produces MTDRVSREAPHSSSVSQMPTLRRSRELHLAELTESGFAALPSQVTLCTGRVMIGNKRTLSYMEPLGHGKVARLDKMNPQGSSTGLCKARGLPPYSTEDPLNYNGAYFAYYLKGQDGSDVPLRWSPPGPYLHDRRNAVVHPLTSERPLPPGLMYRPEKELGQAFAPEKTSPLPLGDKWGDFVDRQSKVSHGPGLHAPVAVRKMALGGTAGNAPPEHSVGSLAIPKPLYKTRMCCADAECKTRGCVPLEPEAERIQGRSYEGDWRGGSALCYGALPALDKRTSLLEADSLQLEPSGAARRQSKELSHPGYVPAGHLGAVSAFPEPGYNAVSFNGPPHALPVSSHKGCVNVSQPSDVYHHDAPAGLLKGYHEMHVAPHSRLPTPIYQERSPVSKFAHLPQRHLYLCPPGALDLDKSPNYKVLEHQFVNESSSLSPQNVRGSYPTRSERYVYRSPPPPYSAAVSLPYAVIPAGAPSLSSAGRYDLPSYPYKHHLGPGGLKRAFSETAGPPVQMEMSDRGASVAAHKLHVMVPSREFGSYRHGPSAFHPVHGSYGIDNSARIPNEASAYCQAGIYSDRSGVPGVGQSAAAFPECRRPSSEADGPGLMDSPRGRPQEDTEGAYAAGVFDGRMDEKQKAAEGPVEEDTACPSSPPMPVINNVFSLAPYKAYLEASGILPSQSDIKDGAPRLQSPKVEERSEPGGPKQEAERAELGPCKQEVETEDAGGTAEAGGAARATRACRGSLNVTLKWRTRHWTSESRSRQMAKCSPWSRRKPPTNLLVLPNTPRACLLRSSRLR